The following are from one region of the Silene latifolia isolate original U9 population chromosome 9, ASM4854445v1, whole genome shotgun sequence genome:
- the LOC141600029 gene encoding 3-ketoacyl-CoA synthase 19, producing MELLTAIYLFPFLYIAFLISKREIKKRDQHCYMLHYECFKPPEDRRLSTEKCASVVLRNKRLGIEEFRYLLKTIVSSGIGESTYGPKNVIEGREENPTLSDALGEMDEIIFATLDKLFDKSGFAPSEIDILVVNVSLLATIPSLTARVVNRYKMRPDVKVYNITGMGCSASIIAIDLIHHLFKVHKNMNAIVVSSESMGTNWYTGKDRSFMLSNCLFRAGGCSMLFTNNRHLKHRALIKLSCLLRTHLGANEEAYKCCYQKEDDDGFPGFCLTRHLPKAAAQAFTENLKVLVPRILPLRELIRYLIVSKTWTKGDLEKVGRGLNFKTGIQHFCIHPGGRAVIDGTGKGLQLDDYDLEPARMALHRWGNTSAAGFWYVLGYMEAKKRLKKGDKILMISFGAGFKCNNCLWEVMTDMKDRNVWDDSIDNYPIKKIVNPFIERYSWINDERLSFIKLN from the coding sequence ATGGAGCTTCTCACAGCAATTTACCTCTTTCCTTTCTTGTACATTGCTTTCCTAATCTCTAAGCGAGAAATTAAAAAGCGAGATCAACACTGTTACATGCTTCATTACGAGTGTTTTAAGCCTCCTGAAGATAGGAGGCTAAGCACTGAAAAATGTGCCAGCGTTGTTCTTCGTAATAAACGACTCGGTATAGAAGAGTTTAGATACCTCTTGAAAACCATAGTGAGCTCTGGTATCGGAGAGTCTACTTACGGCCCCAAAAACGTCATCGAAGGCCGAGAAGAGAACCCTACTCTCTCTGATGCCTTAGGTGAAATGGACGAGATTATCTTTGCCACCCTCGATAAACTATTCGACAAGTCAGGTTTCGCCCCATCAGAAATCGACATCCTGGTCGTTAACGTCTCCCTACTTGCTACCATCCCATCTCTCACGGCCCGGGTAGTCAACCGCTACAAGATGCGGCCAGACGTTAAGGTGTATAACATCACAGGAATGGGTTGTAGTGCCAGCATCATTGCCATCGACCTTATCCACCATCTGTTCAAAGTACACAAGAACATGAATGCTATAGTGGTTAGCAGTGAATCAATGGGAACAAATTGGTATACCGGCAAAGACCGGTCATTCATGCTCTCTAACTGTCTTTTCCGAGCAGGAGGCTGCTCAATGCTCttcacaaacaatagacacctaaAACATCGGGCTTTAATCAAGCTCAGTTGCTTATTAAGAACTCATCTCGGAGCTAATGAAGAGGCATACAAGTGTTGCTATCAAAAGGAAGACGATGACGGGTTTCCCGGATTTTGTCTCACTAGACACCTTCCTAAGGCAGCTGCTCAAGCTTTTACTGAGAACCTTAAGGTACTTGTCCCTAGGATCTTACCTCTAAGGGAGCTTATAAGATACCTAATAGTATCCAAAACATGGACCAAGGGGGACCTCGAGAAAGTTGGAAGAGGGCTCAACTTTAAGACCGGTATCCAACATTTTTGTATACATCCAGGTGGAAGGGCGGTTATAGACGGTACTGGCAAAGGTTTGCAGCTTGACGACTATGACTTGGAGCCAGCTAGGATGGCCCTACATAGATGGGGAAACACGTCAGCAGCAGGATTCTGGTATGTCCTGGGGTATATGGAAGCGAAAAAAAGACTCAAGAAAGGAGATAAGATTCTCATGATTAGTTTTGGAGCAGGGTTCAAATGCAACAATTGTTTGTGGGAAGTGATGACGGATATGAAGGACAGGAATGTTTGGGATGACAGTATAGATAATTACCCGATCAAGAAGATCGTTAATCCTTTCATAGAAAGGTACAGCTGGATTAACGATGAACGACTCAGCTTCATTAAACTGAACTAA